In Akkermansia muciniphila, one DNA window encodes the following:
- a CDS encoding D-alanyl-D-alanine carboxypeptidase family protein has product MKKLSLFFLTLACVFQFSAQAQERPSYIAIEANSGKLLFSSNAEAKRPVASLSQVATAMVTLDWVARTRLPLDTFIAVPQEAFGLRAGNPMDLQPGDRLTLRDALYSTLLGSDNVSALTIASFVGRDLVSRRGGGAPIAAFVGEMNNLARSLRMSKTHFTAPHGLDAGNSVSTSCALDMALLGVYSMQNPAFCYIVSQASRRIEVQSQTKGRTMYDISNNNKLMSSSGVDGIKAGTSRAAGSCLLLSVTRNAISRRSPQTGTEVIYPQRMIIAVLGSANRYSLAREMMNTGWRVWENWQASGMDMKDPKEFVQLPMKSASQRR; this is encoded by the coding sequence ATGAAAAAGCTATCTCTATTCTTTTTGACCCTGGCCTGTGTATTCCAGTTTTCCGCCCAGGCGCAGGAACGGCCCAGTTACATTGCCATTGAGGCCAATTCCGGCAAGCTTCTTTTCAGCTCCAACGCAGAAGCAAAAAGACCCGTGGCCAGTCTTTCCCAGGTAGCCACAGCCATGGTGACTTTGGACTGGGTGGCCCGTACGCGGTTGCCGCTGGACACTTTCATTGCCGTGCCCCAGGAAGCTTTTGGTCTCCGTGCGGGCAATCCCATGGATCTCCAGCCGGGAGACCGCCTGACGCTCCGGGACGCTTTGTATTCCACCCTGCTGGGCTCGGACAATGTGTCCGCCCTGACTATTGCCTCCTTTGTCGGTCGGGACCTGGTGTCCCGCCGGGGCGGGGGCGCCCCCATTGCCGCTTTCGTGGGGGAAATGAACAATCTGGCCCGTTCGTTGAGGATGTCCAAAACGCACTTTACCGCTCCCCACGGGCTGGACGCCGGAAACTCCGTTTCCACTTCCTGCGCGCTGGATATGGCCCTGTTGGGCGTTTACAGCATGCAAAACCCGGCTTTTTGCTACATTGTTTCCCAGGCGAGCCGACGCATTGAAGTGCAGTCCCAGACCAAGGGCAGGACGATGTATGATATTTCCAACAACAACAAACTCATGAGCTCTTCCGGCGTGGACGGCATCAAGGCGGGCACCTCCCGCGCCGCCGGCTCCTGCCTGTTGCTCAGCGTGACGCGCAACGCGATTTCCCGCCGCAGCCCTCAAACGGGGACGGAAGTGATTTATCCGCAACGCATGATTATTGCGGTTCTTGGTTCTGCAAACCGCTATTCCCTCGCCAGGGAAATGATGAATACCGGCTGGCGCGTTTGGGAAAACTGGCAGGCTTCCGGCATGGACATGAAGGATCCCAAGGAATTTGTCCAGCTTCCTATGAAATCTGCTTCACAAAGGAGATAG
- a CDS encoding 6-phosphofructokinase has translation MNIGVLNSGGDSPGLNAVIEGVVGAASRRGWNVVGFYDGFEGLLSEEGDERFEWLTPVACRGLRAKGGTILGTVNKGNFAIKVGVDQKGSIEPAVLEKTKATVRRLGLDALIVVGGDGSQSTALLLSEIGLPVVGVPKTIDNDLGATDVTFGFYSAVSIVSESLDRLETTANAHQRMMVVEVMGRHAGWIALEGGIAGSADVILLPEIPFSLENVVECIKARKAAGQREILVVVSEGARLADELVLLDEKTQGEVRLGGIGKVVSKKLEEATGIETRSCVLGHIQRGGSPCSYDRILGARFGSYAVELVEKRQFSCMVALRGTQMTAVPIEEAVKTLKRVDPDCQLVRTARDLGVCFGD, from the coding sequence ATGAACATCGGTGTTTTGAATAGCGGGGGCGACTCCCCCGGATTGAATGCAGTTATTGAAGGTGTTGTGGGCGCGGCTTCCCGTCGCGGCTGGAACGTTGTGGGCTTTTACGACGGTTTTGAAGGGCTTTTGTCCGAGGAAGGGGATGAACGGTTTGAATGGCTGACCCCTGTCGCCTGCCGCGGATTGCGCGCCAAGGGGGGCACCATTCTGGGAACCGTGAACAAAGGCAACTTTGCCATCAAGGTGGGCGTGGACCAAAAGGGGTCTATCGAACCCGCAGTGCTGGAAAAAACAAAGGCCACTGTCCGCCGGCTGGGGCTGGATGCTTTGATCGTCGTGGGCGGAGACGGCTCCCAGTCCACGGCCCTGTTGCTTTCCGAGATAGGGCTTCCCGTAGTTGGAGTGCCCAAAACTATTGATAATGACCTGGGCGCCACCGATGTCACTTTCGGCTTCTACAGCGCCGTTTCCATTGTTTCCGAATCTTTGGACCGTCTGGAAACCACCGCGAACGCGCACCAGCGCATGATGGTGGTGGAAGTGATGGGGCGGCATGCGGGATGGATTGCTTTGGAAGGCGGCATCGCAGGAAGTGCGGATGTTATTCTTCTGCCGGAAATTCCTTTTTCCCTTGAAAACGTGGTGGAATGCATCAAGGCGCGCAAGGCTGCCGGACAGCGGGAAATCCTGGTAGTGGTGTCTGAAGGAGCCCGTCTGGCGGACGAACTGGTATTGCTGGATGAAAAGACCCAGGGGGAAGTGCGCCTGGGAGGCATCGGCAAGGTGGTTTCCAAAAAACTGGAAGAAGCCACTGGGATTGAAACTCGCTCCTGCGTGCTGGGCCATATCCAGCGCGGCGGTTCTCCCTGTTCCTATGACCGGATTCTGGGAGCCCGGTTCGGCAGTTATGCTGTGGAGCTGGTGGAAAAGCGCCAGTTCAGCTGCATGGTTGCCCTCCGCGGGACGCAGATGACTGCCGTACCCATTGAGGAAGCCGTGAAAACCTTGAAGCGGGTAGACCCCGATTGCCAGCTGGTGCGCACGGCTCGCGATTTGGGCGTATGCTTCGGGGACTGA
- a CDS encoding DUF805 domain-containing protein, translated as MPESPASPASPASPASPASPASPASPASPASPASPASPASPAVSPVSTQASSFSSPLSCWKKGFLHYANFRGCASRAEFWWFMALPLLALIPALAGYILTDWLHIPDTRLSIYGDALTILLWAVLLIPSISAAFRRLHDTGRSGLWLLTLFIPFGLGHLTFFYLTLGERKADGNKYSRRPESQPADSPVGELKGQPLTPFYLYWLISLRKLNTVAGRASRSEFWSFFLLSILLFLPLGYSMVDVDSRPTGFYTSPALQILLYAAHPQDALILLAHSCFNPTFYFFYQSGELSMLSLELLAAVAGLNILFNLPVAVRRLHDSNLSGKFILIPILIFIVTFLLIFLLRLVPEDMAPYLNYLGMVSSLMDLLSILFLSMMLLKSSPGLNEYGALPQKITVS; from the coding sequence ATGCCGGAATCTCCTGCTTCTCCTGCTTCTCCTGCTTCTCCTGCTTCTCCTGCTTCTCCTGCTTCTCCTGCTTCTCCTGCTTCTCCTGCTTCTCCTGCTTCTCCTGCTTCTCCTGCTTCTCCTGCCGTTTCTCCAGTTTCCACGCAGGCATCTTCCTTTTCTTCCCCCCTCTCCTGCTGGAAAAAAGGTTTTCTTCATTATGCGAATTTTCGGGGCTGCGCTTCCCGGGCGGAATTCTGGTGGTTCATGGCTCTTCCCCTTCTGGCGCTGATTCCAGCCCTGGCGGGGTATATCCTGACGGACTGGCTGCACATTCCGGATACAAGATTGAGCATCTACGGAGACGCTTTAACCATCCTCCTGTGGGCGGTGTTGCTCATCCCAAGCATCTCAGCCGCGTTCAGGCGCCTGCATGATACAGGCAGAAGCGGACTCTGGCTTCTTACCCTTTTTATTCCCTTCGGACTGGGGCACCTGACCTTTTTTTATCTGACGCTGGGAGAAAGAAAGGCGGACGGCAACAAATACAGCCGCCGTCCGGAATCCCAACCGGCTGATTCCCCTGTCGGAGAATTGAAAGGACAGCCGCTGACCCCGTTTTACCTTTACTGGCTCATCAGCCTGAGAAAACTAAATACGGTGGCAGGACGCGCGTCCCGGTCGGAATTCTGGTCCTTTTTCCTCCTCTCCATCCTCCTGTTCCTGCCGCTGGGCTACAGCATGGTAGACGTTGACAGCCGTCCGACGGGTTTCTACACCTCTCCTGCCCTCCAAATCCTGTTGTATGCCGCCCATCCGCAAGATGCTCTGATTCTACTGGCTCATTCCTGCTTCAATCCCACCTTTTACTTCTTCTATCAATCCGGAGAGCTGAGCATGCTTTCCCTGGAGCTTCTGGCGGCTGTGGCGGGGCTCAATATTCTCTTCAATCTGCCGGTCGCCGTACGCCGCCTGCATGACAGCAATCTGAGCGGGAAATTCATCCTGATTCCCATTCTTATTTTCATCGTCACTTTCCTGCTGATTTTCCTGCTGCGCCTGGTCCCGGAAGATATGGCGCCCTACCTGAACTACCTGGGAATGGTGTCCAGCCTGATGGATTTGCTTTCCATCCTCTTCCTGTCCATGATGCTTCTTAAAAGCTCTCCAGGCCTCAATGAATACGGCGCGCTTCCACAAAAAATAACCGTATCCTGA
- the zupT gene encoding zinc transporter ZupT, producing MDLSANHILVVFLLTTLAGLATGIGGFIAFFMKRTDTKALTFVLGLSGGVMVYISLVELLGEAQHRLMEFEGHTAGSWIAIASFFGGIAVAALIDYLVPEDENPHEARGPEDIHGQASGEFSSSRIKRSGILFALAIGIHNFPEGIATFAAGLDSLTLGTSIALAVAVHNIPEGIAVAVPLYYGTGSRKKALCYSFLSGLAEPMGAAIAMFFLFHFLTPTVLAVLFASVAGIMVFISFDELLPMAERWGHHHISIMGIIAGMLLMAIVLI from the coding sequence ATGGACCTTTCCGCCAATCACATTCTCGTTGTCTTCCTGCTCACCACACTGGCAGGTCTCGCCACCGGCATAGGAGGCTTCATCGCCTTCTTCATGAAAAGGACGGACACGAAGGCACTTACTTTCGTTCTGGGATTATCCGGCGGAGTCATGGTATATATCTCCCTGGTGGAGCTGCTGGGAGAAGCCCAGCACAGGTTGATGGAGTTCGAAGGCCATACGGCAGGCTCCTGGATTGCCATTGCTTCCTTCTTCGGAGGAATTGCCGTGGCGGCTCTCATTGACTATCTGGTTCCGGAAGACGAAAACCCGCACGAAGCGCGCGGCCCGGAAGATATCCATGGACAAGCCAGCGGTGAATTTTCCTCCTCCCGAATTAAAAGGTCCGGAATTCTGTTCGCCCTGGCTATCGGCATCCACAATTTTCCGGAAGGAATCGCCACTTTTGCCGCCGGATTGGACTCCCTGACCTTGGGCACCTCCATCGCCCTGGCCGTAGCCGTCCATAACATTCCGGAAGGAATCGCCGTGGCGGTACCTCTTTACTACGGTACGGGCAGCCGTAAAAAGGCCCTCTGTTATTCCTTCCTCTCCGGCCTGGCGGAACCGATGGGAGCAGCCATCGCCATGTTCTTCCTGTTCCACTTCCTCACACCTACCGTACTCGCGGTTCTCTTCGCCTCCGTTGCAGGCATCATGGTCTTCATCTCCTTTGACGAACTGCTGCCCATGGCGGAACGCTGGGGACACCATCACATTTCCATCATGGGCATCATCGCCGGAATGCTGCTGATGGCCATTGTCCTGATCTAA
- a CDS encoding thioredoxin family protein: protein MKKLIHPLAAIFLAWGAGASETWCANPAEAMQKAAAQNKGVMLEFTGSDWCGACIMQKKQALALPEIQTAISRSFIPVELDYPRKKQQDAQTKSSLENYKKSYGITGFPTLVFADAHGRPVHTVTGYANPGQVMQDTKKAEEALNTQQALTDKLEKKLTDRQRRDTLVQLLKTVPQSSIRTFYKPALAELEKLDPQDASGILSELNRNNLLHAQILEWADTFRRKNVHILAEQNPDEALSIMDSYLQKDGLLPEVKQAVLMQKVNLLMRQNRVNELERLLQKGAALLPESFEGKAFSRLLDKLPEIKKERGHLKPGEEPPLPPGAIRAVKMIVPPASAK, encoded by the coding sequence ATGAAAAAACTCATACATCCCCTTGCGGCCATATTCCTAGCCTGGGGTGCCGGCGCCTCCGAAACATGGTGCGCGAACCCCGCGGAAGCCATGCAGAAAGCTGCCGCGCAGAATAAGGGAGTGATGCTGGAATTCACCGGTTCCGACTGGTGCGGAGCCTGCATCATGCAGAAAAAACAGGCTCTTGCCCTTCCCGAAATTCAAACAGCCATCTCCCGTTCCTTTATTCCCGTGGAGCTGGACTACCCGCGTAAAAAACAGCAGGACGCACAGACAAAATCTTCTCTGGAAAACTATAAAAAATCCTACGGCATCACCGGATTCCCCACGCTGGTGTTTGCGGACGCCCATGGGCGCCCCGTCCACACCGTCACAGGTTACGCCAATCCTGGCCAGGTTATGCAGGATACGAAAAAAGCGGAGGAAGCGCTCAACACGCAGCAGGCCCTGACGGACAAGCTGGAGAAAAAACTCACTGACCGGCAGCGGCGGGACACGCTAGTCCAGTTGCTGAAAACGGTTCCCCAATCCAGCATCCGCACTTTCTACAAGCCGGCTCTGGCAGAACTGGAAAAACTGGACCCGCAGGACGCTTCAGGAATTCTTTCCGAACTGAACAGGAACAATCTGCTCCATGCCCAGATATTGGAATGGGCCGATACGTTCCGCCGGAAAAACGTTCACATTCTGGCGGAACAAAATCCTGATGAAGCGCTTTCCATCATGGACAGTTACTTGCAAAAGGACGGGCTTCTTCCGGAAGTCAAACAAGCCGTTCTCATGCAAAAAGTGAACCTGCTCATGCGGCAAAACAGGGTCAATGAATTGGAACGGCTTCTCCAAAAAGGCGCTGCGCTCCTTCCGGAAAGTTTTGAAGGAAAAGCGTTCAGCAGGCTTCTGGACAAGCTGCCTGAAATCAAAAAGGAACGGGGCCACCTGAAGCCGGGGGAAGAACCACCCCTGCCCCCCGGCGCTATCCGGGCCGTGAAAATGATTGTTCCCCCGGCATCCGCGAAATAA
- a CDS encoding valine--pyruvate transaminase gives MMQLSEIGGHLTARTGIDDLMEDLFKALHSGDAGLCQLNGGSPAVIPEVTELWRRSMEELVRNGKFDVLVGHYAHPGGDPAFIRALVHFLNERCGWNLTPENVAITQGGQMACFTLFNMLAGPCPDGAMREILFPLCPDYVGYQSQSLCGGVMFRGIRPGIRMLDEHTFKYVIDFDRLDIRPETAAVCMSRPTNPTGNVVTDEELGLLREMTSRAGVPLMIDNAYGPPLPNICFVPVTPAWDENMILTMSLSKIGLPGTRTGIVIARPDIIRAVVSMVTTSSLCPNNLGQALVTPYLEDGTLDRVCRETLTPFYRSRAEFALSLLPELFGDSIPWRVHKSEGAMFLWLWFEGLPITCQELYERCKSRGCFVNPGHHFFFALPEEGEPWPHRHECIRISFTQTEELLRKGLSIVADEVRKAYSRS, from the coding sequence ATGATGCAATTATCGGAGATCGGAGGCCATCTGACGGCCAGAACGGGTATTGATGATTTGATGGAGGATTTGTTTAAGGCCCTTCATTCGGGAGACGCAGGCCTGTGCCAGTTGAACGGCGGGAGCCCCGCCGTTATTCCTGAGGTGACGGAACTTTGGCGCCGCAGCATGGAGGAACTGGTGCGGAATGGAAAATTTGACGTGCTGGTGGGCCATTATGCCCATCCTGGCGGGGATCCCGCTTTCATCCGTGCGCTGGTGCATTTCCTCAATGAACGTTGCGGATGGAACCTGACGCCGGAAAATGTGGCAATCACCCAGGGCGGCCAGATGGCCTGCTTTACCCTGTTTAACATGCTGGCGGGGCCGTGCCCGGACGGCGCTATGCGTGAAATCCTTTTTCCCCTGTGCCCGGATTATGTGGGATACCAGTCCCAATCCCTGTGCGGCGGCGTCATGTTCCGGGGCATCCGGCCCGGCATACGCATGCTGGACGAGCACACGTTCAAGTATGTGATTGATTTTGACCGTCTGGACATACGTCCGGAAACGGCCGCCGTTTGCATGTCCCGGCCTACGAATCCCACCGGGAACGTAGTGACGGATGAAGAATTGGGGCTTCTGCGGGAAATGACTTCCCGCGCCGGGGTTCCCCTGATGATCGACAATGCTTACGGGCCTCCGCTGCCCAATATTTGTTTTGTGCCCGTAACCCCGGCCTGGGATGAAAACATGATTCTGACCATGAGCCTGTCCAAGATCGGGTTGCCAGGCACGCGCACCGGCATTGTCATTGCTCGCCCGGATATCATTCGTGCCGTAGTGAGCATGGTGACCACATCCTCCCTGTGTCCGAACAATCTGGGCCAGGCTCTGGTGACGCCTTACCTGGAAGACGGCACTCTGGATAGAGTCTGCCGTGAGACCCTTACGCCGTTTTACCGCAGCCGGGCGGAATTCGCCCTGTCCCTGCTGCCGGAACTCTTCGGAGACTCCATCCCCTGGCGCGTTCATAAGAGTGAGGGCGCCATGTTCCTGTGGCTGTGGTTTGAGGGGTTGCCCATCACGTGCCAGGAGCTTTACGAACGGTGCAAGTCCCGGGGCTGTTTTGTAAATCCCGGCCATCACTTTTTCTTCGCCCTTCCGGAGGAGGGGGAACCCTGGCCGCACCGTCATGAATGCATCCGCATCAGCTTTACCCAGACGGAGGAACTCCTGCGCAAGG